In Elusimicrobiota bacterium, one genomic interval encodes:
- a CDS encoding HEAT repeat domain-containing protein — protein MLLKPCPFCQKSIPRAITVCPYCHRNEQGQSVQVDSSANELKAAGGKLFENDLAELSSDDPFIREQAVVRMAQKGFGVVQALTSILSDLAKPGLASVAKVLGRVGDRRSIPVLIQAAKFGDDDLRTAAVWALTQFREPEILPALLSEVERPHPTIQSYLAYVLGSYQDSRVIPVLAKLARHSSREVAFHAAYALGETGDQEAIPALRRAARRRDAMVRQAASASLRRLGARPTEPGRMALYLVAFLVVAGILAGVYFQMF, from the coding sequence ATGTTGCTGAAACCTTGTCCATTTTGTCAGAAGAGTATCCCGCGCGCCATCACGGTGTGCCCGTATTGTCATCGGAATGAACAAGGTCAATCCGTTCAGGTCGACTCCTCTGCCAATGAATTGAAAGCCGCTGGCGGGAAGCTTTTTGAGAATGACCTGGCGGAACTCTCCAGTGACGATCCGTTTATCAGGGAACAAGCGGTGGTCCGTATGGCGCAGAAGGGGTTCGGGGTTGTTCAAGCGCTGACGAGTATTTTGTCGGACCTGGCCAAACCCGGTTTGGCTTCTGTGGCGAAAGTCCTGGGCCGCGTCGGTGATCGGCGATCGATTCCCGTCCTGATCCAGGCGGCGAAATTCGGGGATGACGATCTCCGGACCGCGGCGGTCTGGGCTTTGACGCAATTCCGGGAACCCGAGATTCTTCCGGCCCTGTTGAGCGAAGTCGAACGTCCGCATCCGACTATCCAAAGTTACCTCGCCTATGTCTTGGGAAGCTATCAGGATAGCCGCGTGATTCCGGTGCTTGCCAAATTGGCGCGCCATAGCAGCCGGGAGGTCGCTTTCCATGCCGCTTATGCGCTGGGGGAAACAGGCGATCAAGAGGCCATCCCGGCGCTTCGCCGAGCGGCCCGCCGCCGGGATGCCATGGTTCGGCAGGCGGCTTCCGCTTCTCTGCGTCGCCTGGGTGCCCGCCCTACAGAACCTGGGCGAATGGCGTTATATCTGGTCGCGTTTCTCGTGGTTGCAGGGATCCTTGCCGGGGTCTATTTTCAGATGTTCTGA
- a CDS encoding MarC family protein encodes MYTFIPIFVTIDVSGLIPMYLSLTKGLSEDERRLVSWQAIFTAFVISAAFIVVGQLVFKVLGISVADFEIAGGILLLVLGIAEMLFGDRRKSVSGLHAGPVPLGTPLIVGPAVLTSLIILIPLRGYGMTFVALLVNLIIVMVAFKQSRRLVQVIGEDGLRATSQVICLFLAAIAVSMIRRGIQTLLLP; translated from the coding sequence GATTCCAATGTATCTCTCCCTGACCAAGGGCTTATCCGAAGACGAGCGTCGCCTGGTCAGCTGGCAGGCGATTTTTACGGCGTTTGTGATCAGCGCCGCCTTTATTGTTGTCGGGCAGCTGGTTTTCAAGGTCCTGGGCATCTCCGTGGCTGATTTTGAAATCGCCGGCGGCATCCTGCTGCTGGTGCTGGGGATCGCGGAAATGTTGTTCGGCGATCGTCGGAAATCCGTCTCAGGCCTTCACGCCGGGCCGGTGCCGCTGGGGACGCCCCTGATTGTGGGGCCGGCGGTTTTGACCTCGCTGATTATTTTGATCCCCTTGCGTGGATACGGGATGACATTTGTGGCGCTCCTGGTTAACCTGATCATCGTCATGGTCGCCTTCAAACAAAGTCGGAGACTGGTTCAGGTGATCGGAGAGGATGGGCTGCGCGCGACGTCCCAGGTCATCTGCCTTTTTCTGGCCGCCATCGCCGTGAGCATGATCCGCCGCGGGATTCAAACCTTACTTTTGCCCTGA